In the genome of Mesorhizobium sp. NBSH29, the window CCGACGACGCGATTATACTGCATGCGCTTGGCAAAGCGGCTGCGGGCTGAATTGAGAAGTTCGGTGAAGATCATGGCAGAGTTCCCTTTGGCGCCGCCTTCCGGCGGTCGTTGGTTCTCCTCCCCTGTCGACTTATAGATTGGCACGCTGCTGCTGCATTGCAACATTCAATGCTGCAGCGCAGCAGTGCGCGGCATGCATGGCTTTGGGAAGAGTTGGGATAGATTAGCGTGAGCGACCGGTCTCGACCGACCGCCATGCGACCACGATCTACTTTTTCAAGCGGTCGTCCAACGAGTGGTTCTGTATCAGCGGCATCTGACTGAGTGTGAAGATAATTGTGATGGGCATAATCCCCCACACCTTGAACGCCACCCAGCTGTCGGTAGAAAATGAACGCCAGACCACTTCGTTCACCACTGCCAAAAACAGGAAAAACAGTCCCCAGCGGAATGTCAGCTTGCGCCATCCCTCAGCGTCGAGTTTGAAAGCAGAGTCGAACACATAGCCCAGAAGCGACTTGCCGAACCACAGGCCACCGAGCAAAACACCGCCAAACAGCGTGTTGACGATGGTCGGCTTCATCTTGATGAAGACCTCGTCCTGCAGGTAAAGCGTCAACGCGCCGAAAACCAATACCACCACGCCTGATACCATGGGCATGATCGGTAGCGTGCGCGTCAATATCCATGAAGCGATGAGCGCTATTGCCGTTGCTGCCATGAACAGGCCCGTGGCAATAAAAATTGGCCCTCCCATTTCAGCCAGCACCGGAAAGTGCCCACCCAGCCATTCACCCCGTGAATTGGCGAAGAAGAAGACGCCCAGCGGCCCCAGCTCAAGCGCCATTTTGAGCCATGGGTTGATCTCCTTTTTGCGGGGATCGGCGGGGTCACGTTCGAGAATGGGCGGGTTCATGAGGACTTTCTAATCGGGCGCTTTACGCCACGCCGGAAATCACCTTGGCGAAATCGCCAGCTGAAAAGGGTTCAAGATCTTCGATCTGCTCGCCGACGCCGATGAAATAGACCGGTAATTTGTGCTTTGCCGCGATCGCCACAAGGATGCCGCCGCGCGCCGTACCGTCAAGCTTTGTCATCACCAATCCATTGACGCCAGCAATGTTCCGGAAAATTTCGACCTGATTGAGCGCATTTTGCCCGGTCGTCGCATCTATCGTCTGCAGCACCGTGTGGGGCGCCCCCGGATCGAGCTTGCCGAGCACCCGCACAATTTTTTCCAATTCCGCCATCAGCTCAGTCTTGTTTTGCAGCCGACCTGCGGTATCGATGATAAGCACATCGGATCCAGCCTGTTTGGCCTGCTCGAAGGCATCATAGGCAAGCCCGGCGGCATCAGCACCGAGTTTTGTAGCGATCACCGGCGCCCCCGTGCGTTCACCCCAAATCTTCAGTTGCTCGATTGCCGCAGCTCTAAATGTGTCGCCGGCGGCCAGCATCACGTTGAGTCCACCTGCTGAAAGCTTGGCGGCCAGCTTGCCGATGGTCGTCGTTTTGCCAGTGCCGTTGACGCCGACGACCAGGATTACGTGCGGCTTGTGCGACAGGTCGAGTTCCAGCGACTGCGCCACCGGCGCGAGCACTTTTTCGACCTCCTGCGCCATGATCGCGCGAACCTCTTCTTCGGCAACATCCTTGCCATAACGGCTGGCCGAAAGCGCATCGGTGATGCGCAGCGCGGTTTCCATGCCAAGGTCGGCGCGGATCAGCACATCTTCGAGATCCTGAAGCGTATCTTCGTCCAGCTTGCGTTTGGTGAAGACACCGGCAATGTTCGACGACAGCTCTTTTGACGACCGCGACAGGCCATGCCTCAAGCGCTGGAACCAGGTCGTGCGGGGCTGCGGCTCGTCGACCGGCTCGGGCGCCACCTTCCTCTCGACGGCCTTGGCAACCACAACCTTTTGCGATGCGGGTTTGAGCGGCGGTGCCTCTGTCGAGGATGTGCTGTCAGGCGTGGGTTCGGGTGCGACCTGCTGGCCAGGCTTTGGCAAAGGCTCCGGCTCCGGCGCGACCTCAGCGTAGATCGGGTTCGCCTCGACTGGTGCAGGCTGCCTCAGAGGTGGCAAGACATCCTCAGCCCGAGCCGGCTCGACGCTCGGCATGGATACCGGCTCCGCCTTTGGCTCGGCCTTTTCCACCGGCGGTGTCGGCAGAGCCTCGTTTTCCGGGGCACCCCCTTTGTCGACAAGGTTGGGCTCTACGGGCTCGGGCGGGCTCAGGGGTGGCGGTATCTCTGCGGGTGACAGCGCAGTTTCCGGCTGCCGTGACGTCTCGGTCGCCGGCGGCTCGGCAACCTGCGTGTTGGCATCCGGTAATTGCTCTTTTTCCTCTATCGGCTGCTCTTTGCGGCCAAAGGAAAAAACCTTCTTGATGAACCCAAATGCCATTGCAGATCCGTCTATGCGGCTTGCCGGGCAAGCGGCGACGCAAGCAGGCGCGATCCGTCATGTCCGGTGATGATCGCTGGCACGATGTCGCCTGGGTTGCCGGCCGCGATTGCCGTCAGGGCAAAGCCTTCCGTGCGTCCAAGCCCATCGCGCTCGATGAGAATATTTTGGCGGGTGCCGGCCAAGGAAGACAAATGGCGGACATAGGCCGCTTCGCCAGCTTTGCGCAGCCGCGCGGCGCGCTCCTTGATCACACTACGCGGCAGCTGCGGCATGCGTGCTGCCGGCGTTCCCTCCCGCGGCGAAAATGGGAAGACGTGCAGGTGCGTCAGGCCACATTCATCAACGATCTTCAGCGAGTTCTCGAACATCGCTTCAGTCTCGGTAGGAAATCCTGCAATAATGTCGGCCCCAAACACGACTTCGGGGCGAGACTGGCGCAATTCAGCACAAAAGCGGATGGAATCCGCCCTGCTATGTCGACGTTTCATACGTTTCAAAATCATATCGTCGCCCGACTGGAGCGACAGGTGCAGATGCGGCATCAGCCGAGGCTCGGTGGCGATTGCCTCCAGCAGATCCGGGTCGGCCTCGATGGAATCGATCGATGACAGCCTGAGCCGCAAAACATCCGGTACCTGCGCAAGAATGGTCTTCACAAGCCGTCCGAGCTTCGGAGCGCCCGGCAGGTCGGCGCCATAGCTGGTCATGTCGACTCCGGTCAGCACGATTTCGGCATAGCCATTGCCCGAAAGTCGTTTGACCTGCTCCACAACAGCTCCCATCGGCACTGAGCGTGAATTGCCGCGCCCAAACGGAATGATACAGAAAGTGCAGCGGTGGTCGCAGCCGTTTTGAACTTGCACAAACGCACGTGCTCGCCCTTCGATGGAATCGACCATATGGCCAGCGGTTTCGGTAACCGACATGATGTCGTTGACGCGCACTTTTTCGGTATCGTTGACACCGAAATCAGGCAGCGCCCGATAGGAATGCGCCTTCAGCTTTTCTTCATTTCCGAGAACGAGGTCGACCTCGCCCATGCTGGCAAAGCTTGCGGGCTCGGTCTGGGCGGCACATCCGGTGACGATGATGCGCGCGGCCGGATTGTCGCGGCGCGCCTTGCGGATCGCCTGCCTCGCCTGGCGCACGGCCTCGCCGGTGACTGCGCAGGTGTTGAAGATCACCGCGCCATCCTTGAGTCTGCCAAGACCGGCAGCTTCGGCCTCCTTGCGCATGACTTCGGACTCATAGGTGTTGAGCCTGCAGCCAAAAGTGACGATATCAACAGCCATTAGGCAACGTCCTGCCGGTCGCGGGCCCATACGCCCGTTGCAGGGTCGAATGTGCCGGAAAATTCCCATTCCGCGGGTCCAGTCATGATGACGTGATCATCGTCTCGCCACTCGATCGACAAAGGACCGCCCGGCACAGTAACGGTAACCGCTCGGTCCGCGCGTCGGGTCCGATTGGCGCTGACCGCGGCGGCGCAAGCGGCCGAACCACACGCCTTGGTGAGACCCGCCCCACGCTCCCATGTGCGCAACACAAGCACGTCGCGTCCTGTCACCTGTGCGATGGAAATATTGGCGCGCTCGGGAAAAATCGGATGGTTTTCCAAAAGCGGCCCAAAGCGTTCCAGGTCATAGTTCCAAACATCGTCATCGACCCAGAAAATCGCATGCGGATTGCCCATTGAAGCAACAGAAGGCGAATGCAGAACAGGCGCGTCGATGGGCCCGATCTGCAACTCGATCATGCGCGTATCGCGAAACTCTTCGGCAAGCGGGATCTCCTGCCAGCCGAATCGCGGCACGCCCATATCGACGGAAATCAGCCCGTCGTCACGCTCTTTTGCATTCAGAATCCCTGCAATCGTCTCAAATGTGAAGTGTGATGTGCCCGTCTCGGCAGCGAGAGCCTGCACCACGCAGCGCATTCCATTGCCGCAGGCCTGCGCCTTCGAACCGTCAGAATTGATAATCTCGATGTAATTGATGGTTCCGGCGGTACGCGGGTCGTGGATTGCCATGATCTGGTCAAAGCGGGTAGCCCCGTCGCCGTTCAGCCGAATGGCGGCACTAGGCTGAACGCGATCCGCGCGACCGCGCATGTCGGCAACGATGATCTGGTTGCCGAGGCCGTTCATCTTTGCAAAAGGTGCAGCGCCAGCCATTTGTCCCGGTTTCCGTACTTGTTGCCGCTATATGGCGGAACCGACCGGAAATTACCAGTGGATGTGCATCCGCCTGGCGATCAGGTAATCACAAAAACCCCGAAAATCATCAACAGGAACAGCACCAGAACAATACCGATGAGCACCTGCGCTCCCGTTGCAGCCGCTCCTGCGAGACGGCCAAAGCCAAGAAGACTGGCTACTGCAGCGACCACGAGCAGAATAAGAATCCATTTTATCATAGGTTGTCCCTCCATCGGCATGCGCCGTTGGGTACAACGTCCGAAGGCGAGTTCACGTTCCAAACTTTAGCACGCTGGGATATCCCGCCGTTCGCCGGCAGCAGTTGCCTGAAACGTTCCACTGTAATCCCTTGCGCATCAAGCCCCTGCTTGAGCTTCTCCCGACATGTCGGGACAGCCTTTCGGTCACTTTCCTACTCCGGTTCCAGCGCTTCAAAGGATACTAGTCTTATCTATTTCGATTTGGGCCGGTCGCAGGACATTCGAACCACACCCTGCGCGGATAAGCGCTGTTGCGCAAATGACACAAAATCGGCAAGAAACCGTATTTTAACCATACAAGGTTGAAATGGGCCCAACATGGCCAATTTTATGGCTTGAAAGTATCCGGCTGCACGCAAAGTGCGGCCACGGAGGTCGGTATGAATTTTTCGAAAACGGGTTTGATGGTCGCGGCGCTGATGTCGTTGGCTGTCGCCGGGTGTCAGAGTGAACGCATGACATCGTTAGACACGACCAGCAGCCGACCGGCGCCGCTTGCGGCAGCCCCCACTGGAAGAGTGACAGGTAGCCAGCTGCCACCTCCTGCGTCACCGCAGACGCAGGATCCTTCTCAGTTTCCGACTGCTCCCCAGCAGGTCGCTTCCGCAACGCCCGCTGTGACGGAACCGCTCGCAACCGCTCCGGATCTTTCGGCCGGCAGCGTGGCTGGCGTCTGGACCGCCTCGGTGGCGGGTCAGAGCTGCAAGGTGGCGACACCGCAAACCAAATTCGGTGCGGGTTTCCGCGCCGGGCCGCTGCATTGCCCTGCACCGATGGATGGAATCAAATCGTGGAACGTGGCCGGCAAGCAACTGACGCTGCATGATACCAATGGCAGCGTACTCGCACGGCTTTACGCTACCGGGCCAGAAAAATTCGACGGACAAACTGCAAGCGGCGTACCGATTTCGCTCAGCCGCTGATCGAACAGGTGTAACCGGCTGACCGGGTGAACGATGCATCTGCGTGAGGGCATTCAGACACATTCCACCGTCTTGCAGCGATACCGGCATCTGACCCAGACCGGCGCAGTCTCCGACGATGCTGCGCAGCGCGACGTTGCCGCGGCGCTGGACCGCGTGATCGACGAAATCTGCAACAAGCGCATTGCCCGCAAATCGAGCTCTCTCGGCTGGCTGTTTGCCAAAAGAACCGCGCTGGCGCCGGTCAAGGGGCTCTACATCCATGGCGGCGTTGGCCGCGGCAAGACCATGCTGATGGACATGTTCTTTGAGCTGGTGCCCGTTCGACGTAAGCGCCGGGTGCATTTCAACGCCTTCATGAGCGACGTCCACGACCGTATTCAAAAACAGCGCCAGGCCCGCAAGGATGGAACCACCAAAGAGGACGATCCGATCCCTCCGGTCGCCAAACTTATGGCTGACGAGGCCTGGGTTGTCTGCTTCGACGAATTTTCGGTCACCGATATAGCTGACGCAATGATCCTGTCACGGCTCTTTTCGGCTTTGTTCAGCCACGGTGTCGTGTTGGTTGCCACCTCGAACGTTGCGCCCGACGATCTCTATCGAGATGGGCTGAACCGACAACTCTTTTTGCCCTTTATCACGCTTCTGTCACGCCAGACCGAGGTGCTGACAATCAACGCCGGACGCGACTACCGCCTGGATAAGTTCAACCACGTACCGGTCTACCTGACCCCACTCGGCACCGAAACCGACCTTCAGATGAACGCGGCTTGGGATGCAATAGCGAAGGGTGTCCCAGCCGCAGCTACCGAGATCACACTCAAGGGGCGCAAGATCCAGGTGCCGATGGCGGCCGGCAAAGCGGCCCGGTTTTCATTCGCTGCGCTTTGTGAACAACCGCACGGGGCCCGCGACTTTCTCGCCATCGCTGATCGCTTTGCAACACTGATGATCGATGCCGTTCCGGTGCTCGATGAGACCCGACGCAGCGCTACCAAACGCTTTATCCTGCTGATCGATACGGTTTACGACCGTTCTATGCGCCTCATCATGAGTGCCGATGTCGTGCCTGAACTGTTGTACGAAGGTCGCAACGGAACAACGGAAGCGTTCGAATTCGACCGGACGGTGTCGCGGCTCAAGGAAATGCAGAGCAAGGACTGGCTTGATGCATGGGATACGCATCACAAGAAGATCGACCAGCCGCAGGTCTGATGCGGAATTGTGTGACGGCAACGATAAAAACTTTTACTTTTACGTAAATCCCTGATGGTCTAACCGATTGAAATCCTTGACCCAAAATTTATCGGTTGAATTTCTGCGGCTATAGCGCTAACCCAACGACGAAATTTCTGGCCAACTCCCTGTTGCATTCTGGCCTAATCGCACGCTCCCGGCGCCGTCATTGTCCGGTCACAGATAAAGGGAAACTATCTACCATGGCACGCAGCAAGATTGCTCTCATCGGCTCCGGTATGATCGGCGGTACACTCGCCCACCTGATTGGCCTCAAGGAACTTGGCGATGTCGTCATGTTCGACATCGCAGAAGGCATCCCGCAGGGCAAAGGCCTCGATATCGCGCAATCTTCGCCGGTCGAAGGCTTTGACACCCGCTACACGGGCGCCAACGACTATTCTGCCATTGAGGGTGCTGATGTCTGCATCGTCACCGCTGGCGTCCCTCGCAAGCCGGGTATGAGCCGCGACGATCTGATCGGCATCAACCTCAAGGTCATGGAGCAGGTCGGCGCCGGTCTCAAGAAATACGCGCCAAACGCTTTTGTCATCTGCATCACCAACCCCCTCGATGCGATGGTTTGGGCCCTGCAAAAGTTCTCCGGACTGCCAAAGAGCCACATTGTCGGCATGGCCGGCGTGCTCGACAGTGCGCGCTTCCGCTATTTCCTGGCGGAGGAATTCAAGGTGTCGGTAGAGGATGTCACCGCTTTTGTGCTGGGCGGCCATGGCGATTCCATGGTTCCGCTGACGCGTTATTCCACGGTCGCCGGCATTCCGCTTCCAGACCTGATCAAGATGGGCTGGACCACCAAAGAAAAGCTCGATCAGATCGTGCAGCGCACCCGTGAGGGCGGCGCCGAGATCGTGGGTCTGTTGAAGACCGGTTCGGCCTATTATGCGCCCGCTGCTTCCGCAATCCAGATGGCAGAGGCCTACCTCAAGGACAAGAAGCGTGTGCTGCCCTGCGCGGCGCATTTGTCCGGCCAGTATGGCGTCAAGAACATGTATGTCGGCGTCCCGGTTGTTATCGGTGCCGGCGGCGTCGAGCGTGTGATTGAAATCGACCTCAACAGTGCCGAACAGAAGATGTTTGACAGCTCCGTCAGCGCGGTTGCCACTCTGTGCGAGGCCTGCGTTGCCATCGCCCCCAATCTTTCGAAAAAGTAGGAAGGCCTGCCTCCATGAACATTCATGAGTATCAGGGCAAGCAGCTCCTGAAGTCTTACGGACTACCGGTCGCCGAAGGTGTCGCGATCTTCAAGCCGGAAGAGGCAGAGGCTGCCGCCAGGGCGCTTCCCGGCCCGCTTTATGTGGTCAAGAGCCAGATCCATGCCGGCGGCCGCGGCAAAGGCAAGTTCAACGGGCTAAGCGCCGACGCGAAGGGCGGCGTTCGCCTCGCAAAGACGGTCGAAGATGTCGTTTCTGATGCCAAGGAAATGCTCGGTCGCACTTTGGTAACCAAGCAGACCGGCCCGGCCGGCAAGCAGGTCAACCGCCTCTACATTGAAGATGGCGCCGACATTGACCGCGAACTCTATCTCTCCATCCTCGTGGATCGCACCGTTGGTCAACTGGCTTTCGTGGTATCGACCGAGGGCGGCATGGACATCGAAGCGGTCGCTCACGACACGCCGGAAAAAATCGTTACCCACCCGATCGACCCGGAAGCAGGCGTGACAGACGCCGACGTCGCAGCACTTAGCAAGGCCTACGGTCTCTCGGGCGCAGCCGCTGAAGACGCAAAGTCGGTATTTCCGAAGCTCTACAAGGCATTCGTCGAAACAGATATGAGCCTTTTGGAGGTTAATCCTCTGATTGTCATGACAAATGGCCATCTGCGCGTCCTCGACGCGAAGGTCTCGTTCGACGGCAACGCCATGTTCCGTCATCCCGAACTGGCCGAACTGCGCGATCTCTCCGAAGAAGACGCCAAGGAGATCGAGGCTTCCAAGTTCGACCTCGCTTATGTCGCGCTTGATGGCAACATCGGCTGCATGGTCAACGGCGCCGGTCTTGCCATGGCAACCATGGACATCATCAAGCTTTATGGCGCGGAACCTGCCAACTTCCTCGACGTAGGTGGCGGTGCGACCAAGGAAAAGGTCACCGCGGCGTTCAAGATCATAACCGCCGATCCTGCCGTCAAAGGCATTCTGGTCAATATTTTTGGCGGCATCATGCGCTGCGACATCATCGCCGAAGGCGTCATCGCAGCCGTCAAGGATGTCGGACTGGAGGTGCCGCTGGTTGTGCGCCTCGAGGGCACCAATGCGGAACTCGGCAAGAAGATCATCAATGAGAGCGGCCTGAATGTTGTGTCCGCAGACGATCTCGACGATGCCGCCCAGAAGATTGTCCGAGCGGTGAAGGGCTGATGATGCCGCATCGGAAGATAATGCTGAAAGCCAACTCACCGTTACCGATTTAAAGCGGCTTTAGGAGCTTCATGTCTATTCTCATCGACAAGAACACCAAGGTCCTGGTTCAGGGCCTGACCGGCAAGACCGGCACCTTCCACACCGAGCAGGCACTTGCCTATCACGGCACGCAGATGGTCGGCGGAATCCATCCCAAAAAAGGAGGGGAGACTTGGAGTGGATCGAAGGGCGAAAACCTGCCGATCTATTCCACCGTGGCCGAAGGCAAAGATAGGACCGGCGCAAACGCCTCGGTGATCTATGTTCCACCGGCGGGTGCCGCAGCCGCGATTATCGAAGCCATCGACGCGGAAATCCCGTTGATCGTTTGTATCACCGAAGGTATTCCGGTGATGGACATGGTCAAGGTGAAGGCAAGGCTGGACAAATCAGCATCGCGTCTGATCGGACCGAACTGCCCCGGCGTTCTCACGCCGGACGAGTGCAAGATCGGCATCATGCCCGGGAATATCTTCCGCAAGGGTTCGGTCGGCGTTGTATCGCGCTCGGGAACCCTTACCTATGAGGCCGTGTTCCAGACAACCAATGCCGGCCTTGGCCAGACCACGGCTGTCGGCATCGGCGGTGACCCGGTCAAGGGCACCGAGTTCATCGACATGCTCGAAATGTTCCTCGCCGACGACGAGACAAAATCGATCATCATGATCGGCGAAATTGGCGGTTCGGCCGAGGAGGATGCGGCACAGTTCATCCGTGATGAGGCCAAGCGCGGCCGCAAAAAGCCGATGGCGGGCTTCATAGCAGGGCGTACCGCACCGGAAGGTCGCACCATGGGCCACGCAGGCGCAGTAATTTCCGGCGGCAAGGGCGGCGCAGAAGACAAGATCGCAGCCATGGAAGCCGCCGGAATAAAAGTTTCGCCCTCGCCAGCACGTCTCGGTACGACGCTGGTTGAGGCGATCAAGGGTTGAAAAGAGAGTTGCGAGTAGAGTGTAGCGAATAGAGAAGCAGGTGCAGGCGGACCCGTCCGCGAGATGCGCTATTCGCTATTGGCTACCCACTATTGGCTCTGCAAGGAGACGGAGCGAGACGCTCCGGAAAAGACAATGGCACGGCAAGATCAGGCCAACGACCAGTTTTCCCTCACCTCATTCCTCTATGGCGGCAATGCTGACTACATCGAGGACCTCTATGCCCGCTACAAGGATAACCCGTCGTCCGTAGCGGCCGAGTGGCAAGAGTTTTTCGGCTCGCTTCAGGACGAAGCGTCTGATGTCCGCAAAAATGCGGAGGGCGCCTCCTGGACGAAGCCGCACTGGCCCCAGATCGCCAATGGCGAACTGGTTTCCGCGCTCGATGGCGATTGGGGAGCGGTCGAAAAGCACCTTGAAAAGAAGGTGAAGGAGAAGGCTTCCGCCGGTGGCTCTGCCGCGATCTCCGATGCGGATGTTCTGCGCGCCACCCGCGACTCTGTGCGTGCCATTATGATGATCCGCGCCTACCGAATGCGCGGCCATCTGCATGCCGATCTCGACCCTCTCGGCCTCGCCAAGCCGCTTGAGGATTACAATGAGCTGTCCCCTGAAGCCTATGGCTTCACGGCAGAGGACTACGACCGTCAGATCTTTATCGACAACGTGCTGGGGCTTGAATACGCCACCATCCGCGACATGCTGGAGATCTTAAAGCGCACTTATTGCTCGACGCTCGGCGTCGAGTTCATGCATATTTCTGACCCCAAGGAAAAAGCTTGGGTGCAGGAGCGCATCGAAGGGCCTGACAAGGGTTTTACATTCACCCCGAACGGCAAGCGAGCCATCCTGCAAAAACTGGTCGAGGCTGAAGGCTTCGAGCAGTTTATCGATGTAAAATACAAAGGTACCAAGCGTTTTGGTCTGGACGGAGGCGAGGCTCTCATCCCCGCACTCGAGCAGATCATCAAGCGCGGCGGGTCGATGGGCCTGAAGGAGATCGTGTTAGGCATGGCCCACCGCGGCCGTCTTAACGTGCTGAGCCAGGTGATGGCCAAACCGCACCGCGCCATCTTCCACGAATTCAAGGGCGGCTCCTACGCGCCCGACGACGTGGAGGGTTCAGGCGATGTGAAATATCATCTCGGCGCCTCCTCCGACCGCGAGTTTGATGGCAACAAGGTCCATCTGTCTCTGACAGCCAACCCCTCGCATCTCGAAATTGTCGATCCTGTCGTCATGGGCAAGGCCCGTGCCAAGCAAGACCAGATTTTCGGACGCAAGCGCGAGGAACAGGTGCCGCAGGAAGAGCGCGCCAAGGTGTTGCCGCTGCTGTTGCATGGTGATGCCGCCTTTGCGGGCCAGGGCGTCATTGCGGAGATTCTGGGACTATCGGGTCTGCGCGGCCATCGTGTTGGCGGGACGCTGCATTTCATTATCAACAACCAGATCGGATTCACCACAAACCCGCGCTTCTCGCGTTCTTCGCCCTACCCTTCCGATGTCGCCAAGATGATTGAGGCGCCGATTTTCCACGTTAATGGCGATGACCCCGAAGCAGTGGTATATGCGGCAAAAGTCGCGACTGAATTCCGCATGATCTTCCATAAGCCGGTCGTAGTGGACATGTTCTGCTACCGCCGCTTCGGCCATAACGAAGGCGACGAGCCAGCGTTCACCCAGCCGATCATGTATCGCAACATCCGCAAGCATCGCTCGACCGGGCAGATCTATGCTGAAAAGCTGATTGCCGAGGGCCTGCTAAGCACCGAAGAACATGAAAAAATGAAAGCGGACTGGCGCGCTCATCTGGAGACAGAATGGGAAGTTGGGCAGCAGTACAAGCCCAACAAGGCGGACTGGCTGGACGGCGCGTGGTCAGGACTGCGCACTGCCGATAACCAGGATGAACAGCGGCGCGGCAAGACAGCTGTTCCAGTGAAGACCCTGAAGGACATCGGCAAAAAGCTGACTGAGGTCCCCTCGGACTTCGAGGCACATAAGACAATCGGCCGCTTCCTCGCAACGCGTCGCAAGATGATCGAGACCGGCGAAGGCATAGACTGGTCAACGGGCGAAGCGCTCGCGTTCGGCTCTATCCTGAGCGAGGGCAACCCGGTTCGCCTGTCAGGCCAGGATTCCGAGCGCGGTACCTTCTCCCAGCGCCACTCGGTGCTCTACGATCAAAATGACGAGCGCCGCTATATTCCGCTCAACAATCTGTCGCCG includes:
- the mdh gene encoding malate dehydrogenase, with product MARSKIALIGSGMIGGTLAHLIGLKELGDVVMFDIAEGIPQGKGLDIAQSSPVEGFDTRYTGANDYSAIEGADVCIVTAGVPRKPGMSRDDLIGINLKVMEQVGAGLKKYAPNAFVICITNPLDAMVWALQKFSGLPKSHIVGMAGVLDSARFRYFLAEEFKVSVEDVTAFVLGGHGDSMVPLTRYSTVAGIPLPDLIKMGWTTKEKLDQIVQRTREGGAEIVGLLKTGSAYYAPAASAIQMAEAYLKDKKRVLPCAAHLSGQYGVKNMYVGVPVVIGAGGVERVIEIDLNSAEQKMFDSSVSAVATLCEACVAIAPNLSKK
- the zapE gene encoding cell division protein ZapE, whose translation is MHLREGIQTHSTVLQRYRHLTQTGAVSDDAAQRDVAAALDRVIDEICNKRIARKSSSLGWLFAKRTALAPVKGLYIHGGVGRGKTMLMDMFFELVPVRRKRRVHFNAFMSDVHDRIQKQRQARKDGTTKEDDPIPPVAKLMADEAWVVCFDEFSVTDIADAMILSRLFSALFSHGVVLVATSNVAPDDLYRDGLNRQLFLPFITLLSRQTEVLTINAGRDYRLDKFNHVPVYLTPLGTETDLQMNAAWDAIAKGVPAAATEITLKGRKIQVPMAAGKAARFSFAALCEQPHGARDFLAIADRFATLMIDAVPVLDETRRSATKRFILLIDTVYDRSMRLIMSADVVPELLYEGRNGTTEAFEFDRTVSRLKEMQSKDWLDAWDTHHKKIDQPQV
- a CDS encoding DUF1328 domain-containing protein, translating into MIKWILILLVVAAVASLLGFGRLAGAAATGAQVLIGIVLVLFLLMIFGVFVIT
- the sucC gene encoding ADP-forming succinate--CoA ligase subunit beta, whose translation is MNIHEYQGKQLLKSYGLPVAEGVAIFKPEEAEAAARALPGPLYVVKSQIHAGGRGKGKFNGLSADAKGGVRLAKTVEDVVSDAKEMLGRTLVTKQTGPAGKQVNRLYIEDGADIDRELYLSILVDRTVGQLAFVVSTEGGMDIEAVAHDTPEKIVTHPIDPEAGVTDADVAALSKAYGLSGAAAEDAKSVFPKLYKAFVETDMSLLEVNPLIVMTNGHLRVLDAKVSFDGNAMFRHPELAELRDLSEEDAKEIEASKFDLAYVALDGNIGCMVNGAGLAMATMDIIKLYGAEPANFLDVGGGATKEKVTAAFKIITADPAVKGILVNIFGGIMRCDIIAEGVIAAVKDVGLEVPLVVRLEGTNAELGKKIINESGLNVVSADDLDDAAQKIVRAVKG
- a CDS encoding septation protein A, producing the protein MNPPILERDPADPRKKEINPWLKMALELGPLGVFFFANSRGEWLGGHFPVLAEMGGPIFIATGLFMAATAIALIASWILTRTLPIMPMVSGVVVLVFGALTLYLQDEVFIKMKPTIVNTLFGGVLLGGLWFGKSLLGYVFDSAFKLDAEGWRKLTFRWGLFFLFLAVVNEVVWRSFSTDSWVAFKVWGIMPITIIFTLSQMPLIQNHSLDDRLKK
- a CDS encoding AprI/Inh family metalloprotease inhibitor gives rise to the protein MNFSKTGLMVAALMSLAVAGCQSERMTSLDTTSSRPAPLAAAPTGRVTGSQLPPPASPQTQDPSQFPTAPQQVASATPAVTEPLATAPDLSAGSVAGVWTASVAGQSCKVATPQTKFGAGFRAGPLHCPAPMDGIKSWNVAGKQLTLHDTNGSVLARLYATGPEKFDGQTASGVPISLSR
- the ftsY gene encoding signal recognition particle-docking protein FtsY, coding for MAFGFIKKVFSFGRKEQPIEEKEQLPDANTQVAEPPATETSRQPETALSPAEIPPPLSPPEPVEPNLVDKGGAPENEALPTPPVEKAEPKAEPVSMPSVEPARAEDVLPPLRQPAPVEANPIYAEVAPEPEPLPKPGQQVAPEPTPDSTSSTEAPPLKPASQKVVVAKAVERKVAPEPVDEPQPRTTWFQRLRHGLSRSSKELSSNIAGVFTKRKLDEDTLQDLEDVLIRADLGMETALRITDALSASRYGKDVAEEEVRAIMAQEVEKVLAPVAQSLELDLSHKPHVILVVGVNGTGKTTTIGKLAAKLSAGGLNVMLAAGDTFRAAAIEQLKIWGERTGAPVIATKLGADAAGLAYDAFEQAKQAGSDVLIIDTAGRLQNKTELMAELEKIVRVLGKLDPGAPHTVLQTIDATTGQNALNQVEIFRNIAGVNGLVMTKLDGTARGGILVAIAAKHKLPVYFIGVGEQIEDLEPFSAGDFAKVISGVA
- the dapF gene encoding diaminopimelate epimerase gives rise to the protein MAGAAPFAKMNGLGNQIIVADMRGRADRVQPSAAIRLNGDGATRFDQIMAIHDPRTAGTINYIEIINSDGSKAQACGNGMRCVVQALAAETGTSHFTFETIAGILNAKERDDGLISVDMGVPRFGWQEIPLAEEFRDTRMIELQIGPIDAPVLHSPSVASMGNPHAIFWVDDDVWNYDLERFGPLLENHPIFPERANISIAQVTGRDVLVLRTWERGAGLTKACGSAACAAAVSANRTRRADRAVTVTVPGGPLSIEWRDDDHVIMTGPAEWEFSGTFDPATGVWARDRQDVA
- the mtaB gene encoding tRNA (N(6)-L-threonylcarbamoyladenosine(37)-C(2))-methylthiotransferase MtaB, with translation MAVDIVTFGCRLNTYESEVMRKEAEAAGLGRLKDGAVIFNTCAVTGEAVRQARQAIRKARRDNPAARIIVTGCAAQTEPASFASMGEVDLVLGNEEKLKAHSYRALPDFGVNDTEKVRVNDIMSVTETAGHMVDSIEGRARAFVQVQNGCDHRCTFCIIPFGRGNSRSVPMGAVVEQVKRLSGNGYAEIVLTGVDMTSYGADLPGAPKLGRLVKTILAQVPDVLRLRLSSIDSIEADPDLLEAIATEPRLMPHLHLSLQSGDDMILKRMKRRHSRADSIRFCAELRQSRPEVVFGADIIAGFPTETEAMFENSLKIVDECGLTHLHVFPFSPREGTPAARMPQLPRSVIKERAARLRKAGEAAYVRHLSSLAGTRQNILIERDGLGRTEGFALTAIAAGNPGDIVPAIITGHDGSRLLASPLARQAA